A portion of the Calliphora vicina chromosome 5, idCalVici1.1, whole genome shotgun sequence genome contains these proteins:
- the LIMK1 gene encoding LIM domain kinase 1 isoform X4 — protein MCFIYIYYLKRIDVNLTNLHVGDRILEVNGTPISDNSIEQIDKMIRSTEILQLTVEHDPIQVCRSCSHVDIKKVTSEVSLPLATSASSVEVFGRTYDSGGSCTTTTNTSPTQPKDGSPTRLTKQDKERIYKRNDEGYISGTKTRQLRKSKNLNMIADQERASKNACINNNNNSHDKNNSTSKSFRGKERCSSMSKLMGDQHTAQTDRMYDLTRTTSFRVEQKPPRVFRPHDLVIGELLGKGFFGQVFKVTHRLTKEVMVLKELHRVEETAQLNFLKEVAVLKSLHHKNVLKFIGVLYKEKRLHLVTEYVAGGSLKELLHDSGLPLTWPERISFAKDIACGMSYLHSKNIIHRDLNSLNCLVKEDKTIIVADFGLARIINTSLSSRCSEKWNSAERSNSREGTGSANQEQTEGVSNNNNNNNNNGTLGRSKSRQRRQRYTVVGNPYWMAPEMMKGFIYDEKVDIFSFGIMLCEIIGRVQADPDFLPRTHDFGLNQKVFREKFCYQCPEPFYKIAFLCCDLNPDRRPSFEILEVWLDSLQTHIASNQPVPQELLYDIENYQGGSISSTPVDILTPKSNLSRDNLDELGNSSHSLILAGITNIEEKEAVDEQPEQTEEKVESYSLPDGIPKSPHLGKDFSPSGERIHNSMRARRRQRFLQAQNASSQQNEDDRTDQVLNAVKDSLQQDTARTSRRKVDRGFVLDISRSGVLNINNVRDLNNLSDFDSSCDTSLNYHEVNTMEEANTNDVNTNTTDPKDSCLNTIQESDDHVDGGRNKNATLNHSTPSINITAHEEEEDTQQALDSLHNVKRNLAEKSYKSALDDIRTRLNLCKTKFDTIEEANRKNYNQSQNSMKSFFKVQSTDDVYKAPPDTYKMFGTLKSTNTSANDKDDVKKTYRVNQTPVFGRKSQAAVTEIYKPHSDSLENLDKIGLSVVNSKTDKKDFLSPPKRAKLPKERTFKSYITSLEVTPTETTVEQLPTKKENSSSSGKMKVSSNLLGLRKTLNFNSPSRNEETKSFSRRTLSPTKSSEAKRVVKQETPTTSRLRSVATSPTKPLNSPSSNSTRLTILSPEKIHRLNAKLNDQKKSTKTPAATANTSKTNTNDIKNLQNSPTNNTTSHSIRGTTENERTKRNATSRSQFYTRY, from the exons aattgaTGTTAATCTTACTAACCTTCATGTGGGCGATCGTATATTGGAAGTGAATGGCACACCGATTAGTGATAATTCCATAGAACAAATTGATAAAATGATTAGAAGCACCGAAATACTACAGCTGACAGTGGAACACGATCCCATACAAGTGTGTCGCAGTTGCAGTCAtgtggatattaaaaaagtaaccaGTGAAGTGTCGCTGCCTTTGGCCACCTCGGCCTCCAGTGTGGAGGTATTTGGCAGAACCTATGACAGTGGTGGCAGTTGTACTACCACCACCAACACCAGCCCTACCCAGCCCAAGGATGGCTCGCCCACACGTTTAACCAAACAGGACAAGGAACGCATATACAAGCGCAATGATGAAGGTTACATAAGTGGCACCAAGACTCGACAATTAAGAAAATCCAAAAATCTCAATATGATAGCCGATCAGGAACGGGCCAGCAAAAACGCCTgcattaacaataataacaacagccACGATAAGAACAATTCCACCTCCAAGTCATTTAGAGGCAAAGAAAGATGTTCCAGCATGTCGAAACTAATGGGAGACCAGCATACAGCTCAAACCGATCGTATGTACGACTTAACGCGCACCACTTCTTTCCGTGTAGAACAAAAACCCCCACGGGTATTTCGCCCTCACGATCTTGTTATAGGTGAGCTCTTGGGTAAAGGCTTCTTTGGCCAGGTCTTCAAGGTTACCCATCGCCTTACCAAGGAGGTAATGGTGTTAAAGGAACTGCATCGTGTGGAGGAAACTGCCCAGCTGAATTTCCTTAAAGAAGTGGCCGTTCTAAAGTCGTTGCAtcataaaaatgtgttaaaattcaTAGGGGTCTTGTACAAAGAGAAACGTTTGCATTTGGTCACCGAATATGTGGCTGGTGGTTCTCTCAAAGAACTACTGCATGACTCTGGTTTGCCACTCACCTGGCCCGAACGTATATCCTTTGCCAAGGATATTGCCTGTGGCATGAGCTATTTACATTCGAAAAATATCATACATCGCGATTTGAATTCTTTGAATTGTTTGGTCAAAGAAGATAAGACCATAATAGTGGCTGATTTTGGTTTGGCCAGAATAATAAATACCTCCTTAAGCAGCAGATGTAGTGAGAAATGGAATTCGGCGGAAAGATCTAATTCCCGGGAAGGTACAGGCAGTGCAAATCAGGAGCAAACGGAAGGTGTtagtaataacaataataataataataataatggcaCCTTGGGACGCAGCAAAAGTAGACAGCGTAGACAACGTTATACCGTGGTGGGTAATCCCTATTGGATGGCTCCCGAAATGATGAAGGGTTTTATTTATGATGAAAAGGTCGATATATTTTCGTTTGGCATAATGTTGTGTGAG ATTATTGGTCGCGTGCAAGCCGATCCTGATTTTCTGCCACGTACCCATGATTTTGGCTTAAATCAAAAAGTATTTCGCGAAAAGTTTTGCTATCAATGTCCGGAgccattttataaaattgcttTTTTGTGCTGTGATTTAAATCCGGATAGAAG GCCCTCCTTTGAAATCTTGGAAGTTTGGCTGGATAGCTTACAAACGCACATTGCTTCCAATCAACCAGTACCTCAGGAATTGCTGTACGACATTGAGAACTATCAGGGCGGCAGCATCAGTTCAACGCCAGTTGATATTTTAACACCCAAATCCAATCTAAGTCGTGATAACTTAGACGAACTGGGCAATTCAAGTCATTCACTGATCCTAGCCGGTATTACAAATATTGAAGAGAAGGAGGCAGTGGATGAACAGCCTGAACAAACAGAGgaaaaagtagaatcatattcCCTACCAGATGGCATACCAAAATCACCACATTTGGGTAAAGATTTTTCGCCCTCTGGCGAACGCATACACAATAGCATGCGAGCCAGGAGAAGACAAAGATTTTTGCAGGCTCAAAATGCCAGCAGTCAACAAAATGAAGATGATCGTACGGATCAGGTATTAAATGCGGTAAAGGATAGTCTGCAACAGGACACCGCACGCACGAGTCGCCGCAAAGTGGACAGAGGTTTTGTGTTGGATATTAGTCGTAGCGGTGTCTTGAACATTAATAATGTTAGGGATCTTAATAATTTGTCTGATTTCGATTCGAGTTGTGATACCAGTCTCAATTATCATGAAGTCAATACCATGGAAGAGGCCAATACAAATGATGTTAACACAAACACTACAGACCCAAAAGACAGCTGTTTAAACACCATACAAGAATCAGATGATCATGTGGATGGTGGACGTAATAAAAACGCTACACTAAATCATTCGACACCTTCCATTAACATTACCGCACACGAAGAAGAAGAAGACACCCAACAAGCCCTCGACTCGTTACACAATGTCAAACGTAATCTTGCCGAAAAATCGTACAAAAGTGCCCTCGATGATATACGCACAAGACTGAATTTATGCAAAACAAAATTCGACACCATAGAAGAGGCCAATCGTAAAAACTACAATCAATCTCAGAACTCAATGAAATCATTTTTCAAAGTACAAAGCACCGATGATGTATATAAAGCACCGCCCGATACCTACAAAATGTTTGGTACTCTCAAATCTACAAATACCTCAGCGAACGACAAGGACGACGTGAAGAAAACCTATCGGGTCAATCAGACACCCGTATTTGGTCGCAAGTCACAGGCAGCCGTCACAGAAATCTATAAACCTCATTCCGATTCATTGGAGAACTTGGATAAAATCGGTTTGTCTGTGGTAAATAGTAAAACGGATAAAAAAGATTTTCTAAGTCCGCCCAAGAGAGCTAAACTGCCAAAGGAAAGAACTTTTAAGAGCTATATAACTTCTTTGGAAGTGACACCCACGGAGACGACAGTAGAACAATTGCCTACGAAAAAGGAGAATAGCAGCAGCAGTGGCAAAATGAAAGTTAGCTCAAATTTGTTGGGTCTAAGGAAGACTTTGAATTTTAACTCACCCAGCAGAAATGAAGAAACGAAATCATTTAGTCGCCGCACATTATCACCCACCAAATCGAGTGAAGCTAAACGGGTGGTTAAGCAGGAAACACCAACAA
- the LIMK1 gene encoding LIM domain kinase 1 isoform X3 — protein MRGLQHQFNSRIDVNLTNLHVGDRILEVNGTPISDNSIEQIDKMIRSTEILQLTVEHDPIQVCRSCSHVDIKKVTSEVSLPLATSASSVEVFGRTYDSGGSCTTTTNTSPTQPKDGSPTRLTKQDKERIYKRNDEGYISGTKTRQLRKSKNLNMIADQERASKNACINNNNNSHDKNNSTSKSFRGKERCSSMSKLMGDQHTAQTDRMYDLTRTTSFRVEQKPPRVFRPHDLVIGELLGKGFFGQVFKVTHRLTKEVMVLKELHRVEETAQLNFLKEVAVLKSLHHKNVLKFIGVLYKEKRLHLVTEYVAGGSLKELLHDSGLPLTWPERISFAKDIACGMSYLHSKNIIHRDLNSLNCLVKEDKTIIVADFGLARIINTSLSSRCSEKWNSAERSNSREGTGSANQEQTEGVSNNNNNNNNNGTLGRSKSRQRRQRYTVVGNPYWMAPEMMKGFIYDEKVDIFSFGIMLCEIIGRVQADPDFLPRTHDFGLNQKVFREKFCYQCPEPFYKIAFLCCDLNPDRRPSFEILEVWLDSLQTHIASNQPVPQELLYDIENYQGGSISSTPVDILTPKSNLSRDNLDELGNSSHSLILAGITNIEEKEAVDEQPEQTEEKVESYSLPDGIPKSPHLGKDFSPSGERIHNSMRARRRQRFLQAQNASSQQNEDDRTDQVLNAVKDSLQQDTARTSRRKVDRGFVLDISRSGVLNINNVRDLNNLSDFDSSCDTSLNYHEVNTMEEANTNDVNTNTTDPKDSCLNTIQESDDHVDGGRNKNATLNHSTPSINITAHEEEEDTQQALDSLHNVKRNLAEKSYKSALDDIRTRLNLCKTKFDTIEEANRKNYNQSQNSMKSFFKVQSTDDVYKAPPDTYKMFGTLKSTNTSANDKDDVKKTYRVNQTPVFGRKSQAAVTEIYKPHSDSLENLDKIGLSVVNSKTDKKDFLSPPKRAKLPKERTFKSYITSLEVTPTETTVEQLPTKKENSSSSGKMKVSSNLLGLRKTLNFNSPSRNEETKSFSRRTLSPTKSSEAKRVVKQETPTTSRLRSVATSPTKPLNSPSSNSTRLTILSPEKIHRLNAKLNDQKKSTKTPAATANTSKTNTNDIKNLQNSPTNNTTSHSIRGTTENERTKRNATSRSQFYTRY, from the exons aattgaTGTTAATCTTACTAACCTTCATGTGGGCGATCGTATATTGGAAGTGAATGGCACACCGATTAGTGATAATTCCATAGAACAAATTGATAAAATGATTAGAAGCACCGAAATACTACAGCTGACAGTGGAACACGATCCCATACAAGTGTGTCGCAGTTGCAGTCAtgtggatattaaaaaagtaaccaGTGAAGTGTCGCTGCCTTTGGCCACCTCGGCCTCCAGTGTGGAGGTATTTGGCAGAACCTATGACAGTGGTGGCAGTTGTACTACCACCACCAACACCAGCCCTACCCAGCCCAAGGATGGCTCGCCCACACGTTTAACCAAACAGGACAAGGAACGCATATACAAGCGCAATGATGAAGGTTACATAAGTGGCACCAAGACTCGACAATTAAGAAAATCCAAAAATCTCAATATGATAGCCGATCAGGAACGGGCCAGCAAAAACGCCTgcattaacaataataacaacagccACGATAAGAACAATTCCACCTCCAAGTCATTTAGAGGCAAAGAAAGATGTTCCAGCATGTCGAAACTAATGGGAGACCAGCATACAGCTCAAACCGATCGTATGTACGACTTAACGCGCACCACTTCTTTCCGTGTAGAACAAAAACCCCCACGGGTATTTCGCCCTCACGATCTTGTTATAGGTGAGCTCTTGGGTAAAGGCTTCTTTGGCCAGGTCTTCAAGGTTACCCATCGCCTTACCAAGGAGGTAATGGTGTTAAAGGAACTGCATCGTGTGGAGGAAACTGCCCAGCTGAATTTCCTTAAAGAAGTGGCCGTTCTAAAGTCGTTGCAtcataaaaatgtgttaaaattcaTAGGGGTCTTGTACAAAGAGAAACGTTTGCATTTGGTCACCGAATATGTGGCTGGTGGTTCTCTCAAAGAACTACTGCATGACTCTGGTTTGCCACTCACCTGGCCCGAACGTATATCCTTTGCCAAGGATATTGCCTGTGGCATGAGCTATTTACATTCGAAAAATATCATACATCGCGATTTGAATTCTTTGAATTGTTTGGTCAAAGAAGATAAGACCATAATAGTGGCTGATTTTGGTTTGGCCAGAATAATAAATACCTCCTTAAGCAGCAGATGTAGTGAGAAATGGAATTCGGCGGAAAGATCTAATTCCCGGGAAGGTACAGGCAGTGCAAATCAGGAGCAAACGGAAGGTGTtagtaataacaataataataataataataatggcaCCTTGGGACGCAGCAAAAGTAGACAGCGTAGACAACGTTATACCGTGGTGGGTAATCCCTATTGGATGGCTCCCGAAATGATGAAGGGTTTTATTTATGATGAAAAGGTCGATATATTTTCGTTTGGCATAATGTTGTGTGAG ATTATTGGTCGCGTGCAAGCCGATCCTGATTTTCTGCCACGTACCCATGATTTTGGCTTAAATCAAAAAGTATTTCGCGAAAAGTTTTGCTATCAATGTCCGGAgccattttataaaattgcttTTTTGTGCTGTGATTTAAATCCGGATAGAAG GCCCTCCTTTGAAATCTTGGAAGTTTGGCTGGATAGCTTACAAACGCACATTGCTTCCAATCAACCAGTACCTCAGGAATTGCTGTACGACATTGAGAACTATCAGGGCGGCAGCATCAGTTCAACGCCAGTTGATATTTTAACACCCAAATCCAATCTAAGTCGTGATAACTTAGACGAACTGGGCAATTCAAGTCATTCACTGATCCTAGCCGGTATTACAAATATTGAAGAGAAGGAGGCAGTGGATGAACAGCCTGAACAAACAGAGgaaaaagtagaatcatattcCCTACCAGATGGCATACCAAAATCACCACATTTGGGTAAAGATTTTTCGCCCTCTGGCGAACGCATACACAATAGCATGCGAGCCAGGAGAAGACAAAGATTTTTGCAGGCTCAAAATGCCAGCAGTCAACAAAATGAAGATGATCGTACGGATCAGGTATTAAATGCGGTAAAGGATAGTCTGCAACAGGACACCGCACGCACGAGTCGCCGCAAAGTGGACAGAGGTTTTGTGTTGGATATTAGTCGTAGCGGTGTCTTGAACATTAATAATGTTAGGGATCTTAATAATTTGTCTGATTTCGATTCGAGTTGTGATACCAGTCTCAATTATCATGAAGTCAATACCATGGAAGAGGCCAATACAAATGATGTTAACACAAACACTACAGACCCAAAAGACAGCTGTTTAAACACCATACAAGAATCAGATGATCATGTGGATGGTGGACGTAATAAAAACGCTACACTAAATCATTCGACACCTTCCATTAACATTACCGCACACGAAGAAGAAGAAGACACCCAACAAGCCCTCGACTCGTTACACAATGTCAAACGTAATCTTGCCGAAAAATCGTACAAAAGTGCCCTCGATGATATACGCACAAGACTGAATTTATGCAAAACAAAATTCGACACCATAGAAGAGGCCAATCGTAAAAACTACAATCAATCTCAGAACTCAATGAAATCATTTTTCAAAGTACAAAGCACCGATGATGTATATAAAGCACCGCCCGATACCTACAAAATGTTTGGTACTCTCAAATCTACAAATACCTCAGCGAACGACAAGGACGACGTGAAGAAAACCTATCGGGTCAATCAGACACCCGTATTTGGTCGCAAGTCACAGGCAGCCGTCACAGAAATCTATAAACCTCATTCCGATTCATTGGAGAACTTGGATAAAATCGGTTTGTCTGTGGTAAATAGTAAAACGGATAAAAAAGATTTTCTAAGTCCGCCCAAGAGAGCTAAACTGCCAAAGGAAAGAACTTTTAAGAGCTATATAACTTCTTTGGAAGTGACACCCACGGAGACGACAGTAGAACAATTGCCTACGAAAAAGGAGAATAGCAGCAGCAGTGGCAAAATGAAAGTTAGCTCAAATTTGTTGGGTCTAAGGAAGACTTTGAATTTTAACTCACCCAGCAGAAATGAAGAAACGAAATCATTTAGTCGCCGCACATTATCACCCACCAAATCGAGTGAAGCTAAACGGGTGGTTAAGCAGGAAACACCAACAA